CGAAGGTTATAATGAACGAGAGGCGGTTTGATGCAGTCGATGTCGATCCCTTCGGTTCTCCTGCGCCTTTTCTGGACTCAGCTTCAGGATGTGCAAAGAGGTTTTTATTTGCCACAGCGACCGATACCGCACCGTTATGCGGAGCGCACCTTAAGGCAGGAATACGCAGGTATGCCGCAAGGCCGCTGAATACTGATTACCACAGTGAAGTTGGCCTCAGGATTCTTCTCGGTTATGCCTTAAGGGAGGCGGCAAAGTATGACAGGGGCATTGAACCTTTATTCTCCTTTGCAAGGGAGCATTTTGTAAGAATCCACCTTAAGATGACAAACGGAGCAGGAAGGGCAGATAAAGCGCTTGAAAATCTGGGATATATCCACCAGTGCCCAAAGTGCCCGTACAGGGAGGAGGAGAAGGCAGTATTGCCGGAGAGAAGAACCTGCCCGGACTGCGGAGCAAGACTCACCCCCGCCGGTCCGCTATGGCTTGGTGCCGTGTCAGATACCGGAATTATCCGGCAGATGACGGAAATTCTGCCTGAGACTGAGTTAGGCTCTAAAAACCAGATAGAAAAACTGCTAAATACCTGCATGAATGAACTGCCTTCATCGACATTTTACGACTACCACAGGCTTGCAAAGACCTGGAGGGTATCGCCAAAGGCCATTGATACCGTCATTGAGGAACTCATAAATTCCGGTTGGAAAGCCTCAAGAGTTCATTACGCAGGCACCGGAATAAAGACGGATGCTCCTTTAAAGGAGATTAAAGAGATATTGTGCCGGAGATAAAAATTCATTTACCAATACCCCCATATCTTAAATAGGCAGTTCAATAATATTATAGACAGTAATATTACAGAAACAAAAAAATATTCA
The sequence above is a segment of the Methanoplanus limicola DSM 2279 genome. Coding sequences within it:
- a CDS encoding tRNA (guanine(10)-N(2))-dimethyltransferase produces the protein MDLVEVTEGTTKFLVPKQDNTEKFPPGTAPVFFNRRMEINRDITVLLMKCLSPSTYLDAMGATGVRGFRAAHECGIETTINEKDSDAVALLEYNSETYCRNIEVVHSDAKVIMNERRFDAVDVDPFGSPAPFLDSASGCAKRFLFATATDTAPLCGAHLKAGIRRYAARPLNTDYHSEVGLRILLGYALREAAKYDRGIEPLFSFAREHFVRIHLKMTNGAGRADKALENLGYIHQCPKCPYREEEKAVLPERRTCPDCGARLTPAGPLWLGAVSDTGIIRQMTEILPETELGSKNQIEKLLNTCMNELPSSTFYDYHRLAKTWRVSPKAIDTVIEELINSGWKASRVHYAGTGIKTDAPLKEIKEILCRR